The Lysobacterales bacterium region CGAACTGCGCATAGTTCAGATACATCAGGTTCGCGCGCTGCGACCAGTCCTCGTTGATGCCGTCGAAGATGCCGACCACCCGCCACTCCCAGGTGCGGCTGCCGCCGGCCTGGGTCCAGATGAAGCTGTTCAGCGGCACGATGTCGCCGACCTTCCAGCCGTACTGCTCCGCCAGATTGCGGCCGACGATGGCGCCGTCATTGGTGCTGATGAAGCGCAGCCAGCTCTCGTTGTCCATCACCCACTCGGGGTAAGTGTCGCGCAGGCGCTGCGGGTTGACTGCGAACTGCGGAAAGAAGCCGCGTCCGTCCTGGTACTGGCCGCCAAAGAACTGCGAATGATTGACCGCGGCCACGCCGGGCACAGCCTCGATCTGCGGCAGCATGCGCATGGGCAGGGGCTGGGTGAAGCTGGTGCTGGCCTGGGTGATGAGGCGGCTGGCGCCGAGGAAATCCCCAGCCCCGGAGAACAGCGAGTTCACCGCCTGCAGCAGGCCCAGCAGGCTGAAGGCCGCGACCAGCGAGGCCAGCGTCAGGAAGGTCCGCAGCTTCTTGCGGAACAGGCCGGCGTAGATCAGTCCGAGGTACTTCACGGCGGCAGTGTCCGAAGAGTGGGGGGTGGGCTCAGGCGGCGCGATCAAGCCTGAGGCCGGCGGCGCGCGCCGCGAACCAGTCGCGGGCCAGCGCAGTTTGCGCCTCGGCCGTCGTCGCTGCGTTGACGAGGCTGCGGAACGTCTCGCCGCCCCCGACGTCCTTGGCGTACCAGCCCAGATGCTTGCGCGCGATGCGCAGGCCCTGTTCCTCGCCGTAGAACGCATACAGCGCGTCGAGATGGCCGAGCAGGATGTCGCGCACCTCGCTCAGGTCCGGCTCGGGCAGGCGCTGGCCGGTGGCGAGGTAGTGCGCGACCTCGCGGAAGATCCACGGCCGGCCTTGCGCGGCGCGGCCGATCATCACCGCATCCGCTCCGGTCTCGCGCAGCACGGCAGCGGCTTTCTCGGGACCGGTGATGTCGCCATTGGCCAGCACCGGGATGCGCAGCTGCGACTTGATCTCAGCGATCAGCGCGTACTCGGCCTCGCCCTGGTAGAGGTCCTCGCGGGTGCGGCCGTGCACGGCCAAGGCCTGGATGCCCGCGGCTTCCGCGATGCGCGCGATGGCGAGCCCGTTGCGGTGGGCGCGCGCCCAGCCGGTGCGGATCTTCAGCGTCACCGGCACCTCAACCGCGCGCACCACCGCATCGAGGATGCGCCCGACCAGGGCTTCGTCGCGCATCAGCGCCGAACCGGCCCAGGCGTTACAGACCTTCTTGGCCGGGCAGCCCATGTTGATGTCGATGATCTGCGCGCCCTGCTCGACGTTGTGGCGGGCGGCGTTTGCGAGCTGCTCCGGCTCGGTGCCAGCGATCTGCACCGAGATCGGATCGGGCTCGCCGGCATGATCCATGCGCAGCCGCGACTTGCGCGTCTGCCACAGCTTGGGATCGGAGTGGGTCATCTCCGAGACCGCGAGCCCCGCACCCAGGCGCTTGCACAGCACCCGGAAAGGCTTGTCGGTGACGCCGGCCATGGGCGCCAGCACCACGCGCGGTTCGATGGGG contains the following coding sequences:
- the dusB gene encoding tRNA dihydrouridine synthase DusB yields the protein MRIGPYPIEPRVVLAPMAGVTDKPFRVLCKRLGAGLAVSEMTHSDPKLWQTRKSRLRMDHAGEPDPISVQIAGTEPEQLANAARHNVEQGAQIIDINMGCPAKKVCNAWAGSALMRDEALVGRILDAVVRAVEVPVTLKIRTGWARAHRNGLAIARIAEAAGIQALAVHGRTREDLYQGEAEYALIAEIKSQLRIPVLANGDITGPEKAAAVLRETGADAVMIGRAAQGRPWIFREVAHYLATGQRLPEPDLSEVRDILLGHLDALYAFYGEEQGLRIARKHLGWYAKDVGGGETFRSLVNAATTAEAQTALARDWFAARAAGLRLDRAA